GCTCGGCGCTTGGCGCCTGCAGGGAGTTGGCGACATCCGCCCGTATGGGGTCATACATGGTGAACAGGCCCGGCGCGATGGCTGAGGCGATCAGCAGCACCAGGAACAGGGCGGCTGCGACGACGCCGATGGGCGCGGCTCGCCAGCTGGCGGCCTGTCGAGTGGCGGTGAGGGTGCTCATGCGGTCACCGCCGTGCGCAGTCGAGGGTCGATGCGTTCGGTGAGCAGGTCGACGATGAGGTTGGTGACGGCGAACACGATCGCCGCGAGCACGATGATGCCGAGCACGACCGGGATGTCGCGGCCGAGGATCGCCCGCACCGCCACACCGCCGAGTCCCTGTCTGGCGAACACGGTCTCGACCAGGACGGCGCCGCCGAGCAGTGAACCGACCAGGTACCCGGTCAGGGTGATGGTGTCACCGGCCGCGTGGCGGAGTGTGTGCCGCGCCACCAGCCGGCGGTGGCCGATGCCGCGAGCCCGGGCGGTGGTGGCGAAGGGCTGTTCTGCGGCCTGGTCCAGGCCCTGCCGCAGCACCTGGCTGATGATGCCGGCGATCGGCAGGGCGAGGGTGAGGGCGGGCAGCACCAGCGACGCGAACCCCTCGGACGAGGCCGACGGAAACCACTGCAGTTGGTAGGCGAAGACGGCGAGCAGCACGAGGCCCACCCAGAAGGTGGGCGATGAGACGACGAACAACTCCAGCAGCGAGATCACCGAGCGGGAGCCCTTGCCGCGCGCCAGCAGCGCGGCGGCGGCGGCGAGCAGCAGGGCGAACACCAGCGCGAGCGAGGTCAGTTGCAGGGTGGGCAGCACCTGGCCGCCGATCACCTCGGTGATCGGCTGGCGCAGCTGGTATGACTCCAGATCACCGGTGATCAGCTGGCCGAAATAGGCGAAGTACTGCACGATCGGCGACTGGTCGAGCCCCCAGTCGGCGCGGATCTGGTCGCGCACGGATTCGCTGACTCGGGCGTTGACGCCGAGCATCACGTCGACCGGGTCGCCGGGGATCAGCCGGAGCGCGATGAAGCCGGCGGTGGCTGCTCCCCAGACCACCAGGAGCATGCCACCGAGGCGCCCGAGCACCCGCAACGTCACCGCGCGGGTGCCCGAGAGCGCGTTCATTCGCTGACGGTCGCCCCGTAGAAGGAGGCGCGCCCGTACAGGTCGAAGCTGAGGCCTTCGACGGCCTTGCTGGCGACGGTGATCTCGCTCGGCACGTACAGCGGCACGATGAGCACCTGTTCGTTGTTCCACTGCTGCACCTGCTGGTACAGCGACTCCCGCTCGGCCGGGTCGGTGGTGGCGACCGCGTCATCGAGCAGGTTGTCGATCTCGGGCTTGCTCACGGTTGACGCGTTCTGGAAGCCGCCGGTGTGCAGGTGGCTCCGCAGCACGTCGGCGTCCGGGCCAGAGAAGCCCCAGTCGGTGAGGTCGAAGGTGCGCGGGCCGTAGAGCTCGTTGTACTGAGCCGGCTCGACAACGTCGCGAACGACCTCGAAGCCGATGTCGCGCAGATCGGACTGGATAACGTCGGCGAGGCTCGCCTTGTCGTCGGCGACCGGAGTCCAGGCGATCCACTGGACGCTCAGCCGCTGGCCGTCCTTGACGCGGTAGCCCTCGGAGTCGCGTTCGGTCCAGCCGGCCTGATCGAGCAGCGCGCCGGCGGCGTCCGGGTCGTACGGCCAGGAGCCCTCGAGTGACGGGTCGTAGGAGTTCGGGGTGGTCGGCGCGAGGATGCTCCACGCCCGGTCGAACTGGCCGAAATAGATGTTCTCGATCGCCGTGTCCAGGTCGAAGCCGATGCGGAACGCCTGGCGAACCAGCGGGTCGGCGAAGACGCCGTTGGCCTCGTTGATGTACAGCGAGTACGGGATACCCGGAAGCTCCACCGTGGTGGTGTCGAACCCGTCGCCGACCTGCTCGGTCATGCTCGGGGTGATGTCGGCCGCGACATCCACTTCTCCGCTGGTCAGCGCGCCGAGGCGGGATGAGGTTTCCGGCAGAATGCGGATCACCAGACGGTCGGATGCCGCGGTGCCGGTGTGCTCCGAGCCTTCGGCCGGCCAGTTGTAGTCGGGGTTCGCCTCGAAGACGAGTTCCTGGTCAGGGGTGTATTCGGTGAGGATGAACGGGCCGGTTCCGACCG
This Salinibacterium sp. ZJ450 DNA region includes the following protein-coding sequences:
- a CDS encoding ABC transporter permease yields the protein MNALSGTRAVTLRVLGRLGGMLLVVWGAATAGFIALRLIPGDPVDVMLGVNARVSESVRDQIRADWGLDQSPIVQYFAYFGQLITGDLESYQLRQPITEVIGGQVLPTLQLTSLALVFALLLAAAAALLARGKGSRSVISLLELFVVSSPTFWVGLVLLAVFAYQLQWFPSASSEGFASLVLPALTLALPIAGIISQVLRQGLDQAAEQPFATTARARGIGHRRLVARHTLRHAAGDTITLTGYLVGSLLGGAVLVETVFARQGLGGVAVRAILGRDIPVVLGIIVLAAIVFAVTNLIVDLLTERIDPRLRTAVTA
- a CDS encoding ABC transporter substrate-binding protein, whose protein sequence is MPILRSRSSRVATLAAVTAAALLLSGCAAGGSVGAGSDSRTITFGIEGANLGSGHMDIHSTQLDVSSLVLRNSFDSLVAQNEDGTFAPWLAKSWEVSDDQLQYTFTLREDVTFHDGEPFNAEAVKANFDHVVDPETASAQAASLIGYAEEGGYYVDTQVVDEFTVQVNFSQPYAPFLQGVSLPQLGFYSPKVLAESADTLRAGGPDVTVGTGPFILTEYTPDQELVFEANPDYNWPAEGSEHTGTAASDRLVIRILPETSSRLGALTSGEVDVAADITPSMTEQVGDGFDTTTVELPGIPYSLYINEANGVFADPLVRQAFRIGFDLDTAIENIYFGQFDRAWSILAPTTPNSYDPSLEGSWPYDPDAAGALLDQAGWTERDSEGYRVKDGQRLSVQWIAWTPVADDKASLADVIQSDLRDIGFEVVRDVVEPAQYNELYGPRTFDLTDWGFSGPDADVLRSHLHTGGFQNASTVSKPEIDNLLDDAVATTDPAERESLYQQVQQWNNEQVLIVPLYVPSEITVASKAVEGLSFDLYGRASFYGATVSE